One genomic window of Mercenaria mercenaria strain notata chromosome 2, MADL_Memer_1, whole genome shotgun sequence includes the following:
- the LOC128550494 gene encoding uncharacterized protein LOC128550494, with translation MTSVVELTKVGKELGYEGEELRNFVKEEQARERDERHSRLEAEKDRLELEARLQKEKIEYERKLELDKLEYGRKLEQDKLEMEKEKLVLARKLETEKEEAESRKLETEHKFKTDLEKMSKKKVKVKMTPFDEKIDSMDAYLNVYETYAVAQDWDKEIWSLNLPFLLKGTAREVFDRLPLEDRKDYDKLKAALLRQFELTDDGYKKKFRTERPRDNETFVMFLARISRYLDGWLRLSKVDKTYEGLLDFILRDQFLDVCNRELYQNLSSKRLVKAKDVAEDADLFAKTRGGPKYVVNRTNKDRSYKPYEIPQRHYPSSRNVGTSNRGSSNVANRGRSFQPFGVLKCNKCGRIGHSSYYCRSGKYGGNSANAAAELEVEQESSKGGNRNSKESRNRGRGRDRSRSRGRGRNRDRDRSKSSRSESGNSIIELSDVEELGMLSVSTCPTKPGTCNGRDVIAMRDTGCTCVIVKRNLVEASQFLEKTRRCKYIDGSEHRLDVARIDIDCPYFKGTVEALVVDNPTNDVIIGNVEGAVEPQFSSLASAVETRAQAKVKKQVKLKVPSQILDVSREEFLEKQQKDSTLDLCRKKAEEGTIKQCRGKGSVRFEIKNRLLYREYTAQNLDKSRQLIVPKCLRETVMKVAHDSLLSGHLGIRKTSDRVLGEFYWPGVMAEVRRYCQSCSICQRTIAKGRVSKVPLGKMPLIDTPFKRVAVDIVGPIEPMTDRKNRYILTMVDYATRYPEAIALPSIETERVAEALVDMYSRLGVPEEMLTDCGSQFTSELMAEVSRLLSLRQLTTTPYHPMCNGLVEKFNGSLKQMLKAYV, from the exons atgactagtgtagtagagttaacgaaggtaggaaaggagttaggttatgaaggagaggagttacgtaactttgttaaggaagagcaggctagggaacgtgatgaaagacatagtagattagaagcagagaaagatagattagagttagaagctag attgcagaaggaaaagatagagtatgaacgtaagttagaattagataagttagaatacggacgtaagttagaacaggataagttagaaatggaaaaggagaagttagtgttagctaggaagttagaaacagagaaggaggaagcagaaagtaggaaattagaaacagagcataagtttaagacagacttagaaaagatgagtaagaaaaaggtaaaggttaagatgactccctttgatgagaaaattgattccatggatgcgtacttgaatgtgtacgaaacgtacgctgttgcgcaggattgggataaagagatatggtcacttaacttaccgttccttctaaagggtacggcaagagaggtttttgataggcttccgttggaagataggaaggattatgataaactgaaagccgctttgctacgtcagttcgaactcactgacgatggctataagaaaaagtttagaactgagaggcctcgtgataatgagacctttgtgatgtttctagccagaataagtagatatttagatggttggcttagactgAGTAAGGTAGataaaacgtacgaaggattgttagattttattcttagggaccaatttttagatgtatgtaatagagaactataccagaatttgagtagtaagaggttagttaaagctaaggatgtagcagaagatgcagatttgtttgcaaagactcgaggaggtcccaagtatgtcgtgaatcgaaccaataaggaccggagctataaaccatatgaaatacctcagagacactatcctagtagtcgtaatgtaggcactagtaatagaggtagtagcaatgttgctaatagaggtagaagttttcaaccctttggtgtactaaagtgtaataagtgtggtcgaatagggcatagctcatattactgtaggagtggaaagtacggcggtaatagtgccaatgcagcagcagagttagaggtagagcaggaaagtagtaaaggggggaatagaaatagtaaggaaagtagaaatagaggtagaggccgtgaccgatctaggagtagaggtagaggaagaaatagagatagagataggagtaagtcaagtaggtcagagagtggaaatagcattatagaactaagtgatgttgaggagttaggtatgcttagtgtaagtacatgtcctacaaaacccggtacttgtaatggtagggatgtaatcgctatgcgggatacaggttgtacatgtgtgatagtgaaacggaacttagtagaagcaagtcagtttttagagaaaacccgtagatgtaagtacatagatgggagtgaacataggctagatgtagctagaatagatattgattgtccgtatttcaagggtacagtagaggcgttggttgtagataatcctaccaatgatgttataattggtaatgtagagggagctgtagaacctcagtttagtagtttagcgtcagcagtagaaactagggcgcaagccaaagttaagaagcaagtaaagcttaaagttccgtctcagattttagatgtatctagagaggagttcttagaaaagcaacagaaagatagcactttagatttgtgtagaaagaaggctgaggaaggtacgattaagcagtgtagaggtaaaggttcagttaggtttgagataaagaatagattgttatatagagagtataccgcccagaatttagacaaaagtagacagctgattgtacctaaatgtcttagagaaactgtaatgaaagttgcacatgattcattactgtcaggccatttaggtataaggaaaactagtgatagggtattaggcgaattttactggccaggagtaatggcagaggttaggaggtactgtcagtcatgtagtatttgtcaacgtactatagctaagggtagagtaagtaaagttccgttaggaaaaatgcctttgattgatactccgtttaagagagttgccgtcgatatcgttggtccgatcgaacctatgactgataggaaaaacaggtatattttgactatggtagattatgctactagatatccagaagctatagcactacctagtattgaaactgagagagtagcagaggcattagtagatatgtatagtagattaggagtgccagaggaaatgcttaccgattgtggatcgcagtttacgtcagaacttatggcagaagttagtaggttattgtcattaaggcagttaactacaacaccgtatcaccctatgtgtaacggtttagtagagaagtttaacggtagtttgaagcaaatgttgaaagcgtatgtgtag